From one Thermatribacter velox genomic stretch:
- the serS gene encoding serine--tRNA ligase — MLDWKWAREHPEVVEESLRKRGMEPELFRELVGIDERRRSLQQEVDALRAERNRLSKQIGQYKREGHDPSQLLAEVQEISEKVKELETLLKEVEEEWKAKLLLLPNLPHESVPVGRDEADNQEVKRWGEIPAFTFQPRPHWEIGEGLGIIDFERAAKIASSRFAVLWKAGAMLERALINFMLDVHTQKHGYTEVFPPFLVNTQAMIGTGQLPKFYEDLYHCQDDLHLIPTAEVPVTNLHSNEILREEDLPLRYVAYSACFRREAGSYGKDVRGLIRQHQFNKVELVKFTRPEESYQELETLLQDAEEILRLLGLPYRVVVLCTGDLGFAAAKTYDIEVWIPSQNRYREISSCSNFEDFQARRANIRYRLKNGSLGYVHTLNGSGLAVGRTLVAILENYQQEDGAVIIPEALRPYMHGMEVITPQFEVK; from the coding sequence GTGCTGGATTGGAAATGGGCCAGGGAACATCCTGAGGTGGTCGAAGAAAGTTTGCGTAAAAGGGGCATGGAGCCAGAACTTTTTAGAGAGCTTGTTGGTATTGACGAACGCCGAAGGAGCTTGCAACAAGAAGTGGACGCACTTCGAGCAGAGCGCAACCGCCTTTCGAAGCAGATTGGGCAGTACAAAAGGGAAGGGCACGACCCCTCCCAGCTTCTTGCTGAAGTCCAGGAAATTTCTGAAAAAGTAAAAGAGTTGGAGACCCTTTTAAAAGAAGTTGAGGAAGAATGGAAGGCGAAATTGCTTTTGCTCCCCAATCTCCCCCATGAGAGCGTTCCAGTTGGCAGGGATGAGGCAGATAATCAGGAAGTAAAACGGTGGGGCGAAATACCTGCTTTCACATTTCAACCCCGCCCTCACTGGGAAATTGGTGAAGGGTTAGGCATTATTGACTTTGAACGGGCTGCTAAAATTGCTTCCTCCCGTTTTGCTGTTTTGTGGAAGGCTGGTGCCATGCTGGAGCGAGCATTGATAAATTTTATGCTTGATGTTCATACTCAAAAACACGGTTACACAGAGGTTTTTCCGCCTTTTCTGGTCAATACCCAGGCTATGATTGGCACCGGGCAGTTGCCAAAATTTTACGAGGACCTGTATCACTGTCAGGACGACCTGCACCTTATACCTACAGCAGAGGTTCCGGTAACCAATCTTCATAGCAACGAAATTCTTAGAGAGGAAGATTTACCGCTCCGTTACGTAGCATACAGTGCCTGCTTTCGAAGAGAGGCTGGCTCCTACGGCAAGGATGTGAGAGGACTGATTCGGCAACACCAGTTCAACAAAGTGGAACTGGTTAAGTTTACTCGCCCTGAAGAATCGTATCAGGAATTGGAAACCTTGCTACAGGATGCAGAGGAAATTCTACGGCTTCTTGGATTGCCTTATCGAGTGGTGGTTTTATGTACTGGTGATTTGGGTTTTGCTGCTGCTAAAACATACGATATAGAAGTGTGGATTCCCTCTCAAAACAGGTATCGTGAAATTTCTTCCTGTAGCAATTTCGAAGATTTTCAGGCTCGACGTGCCAATATTCGTTACCGTTTGAAAAATGGAAGTTTGGGCTATGTGCATACTCTGAATGGTTCTGGTCTGGCAGTTGGCAGAACCCTGGTGGCCATCCTTGAGAATTATCAGCAAGAAGATGGTGCGGTAATCATTCCTGAAGCTTTGCGACCGTACATGCACGGTATGGAAGTGATTACTCCCCAGTTTGAGGTGAAGTGA
- a CDS encoding Gfo/Idh/MocA family protein, which yields MDRVGVGIVGFGFIGRIHALAFSSLPYYYHGLPLLPEIRGICTLRPETARKAQEETGVPFVTSTFEELVERKDIDIVVVAVPNALHRRVVERAALCGKAVYCDKPLAANLDEASSMWQVVKNSGIPFGMAFQNRFAPAILKAKSLLEEGRLGRIFRIRALYLHSGYINPERPISWRMQKELAGGGALADLGSHLIDLIHFLVGDFQLLSAWGETFIKERPSLDDALKKERVTVDDWALIDFRLSEGGWGSIECSRFATGSCDELRIEIEGSKGALRYNSMQPNFLEFYDTQDPGGALGGQRGFKALEVVQQYPPPSALPGKFAVGWVRSHIACVHDFILRLSGRESFGATIDDGLRVQEVLHSAYTLMGL from the coding sequence ATGGATAGAGTTGGTGTGGGTATCGTGGGTTTTGGCTTTATAGGTCGAATCCATGCGCTGGCTTTTTCGTCTTTGCCGTACTATTACCATGGTTTGCCTCTTTTACCCGAGATAAGGGGTATTTGTACTTTGCGTCCTGAAACTGCACGCAAAGCCCAGGAAGAAACAGGGGTTCCCTTTGTTACTTCGACCTTTGAAGAACTTGTTGAGCGTAAGGATATAGATATCGTCGTAGTTGCTGTGCCAAACGCCTTGCATCGCCGTGTAGTGGAGAGAGCCGCTTTGTGTGGTAAAGCAGTGTACTGCGATAAGCCACTGGCTGCCAACCTTGATGAGGCTTCTTCCATGTGGCAGGTGGTCAAGAATTCTGGCATCCCTTTTGGCATGGCTTTTCAAAATCGTTTTGCTCCTGCCATTTTGAAAGCTAAATCCCTTCTTGAAGAGGGTCGTCTGGGACGCATTTTCAGAATTAGAGCCCTGTATCTCCACTCCGGGTACATAAATCCGGAACGGCCGATAAGCTGGAGAATGCAAAAAGAGCTGGCTGGTGGAGGCGCACTCGCTGACCTGGGTTCACACCTTATTGACCTCATTCATTTTCTGGTGGGCGATTTTCAGCTTCTTTCAGCCTGGGGAGAAACTTTTATAAAAGAGCGACCCAGTCTGGATGATGCCTTAAAAAAGGAAAGGGTAACGGTTGATGACTGGGCGTTAATCGATTTTCGCCTGAGCGAAGGGGGATGGGGAAGTATCGAGTGTAGCCGTTTCGCAACTGGTTCCTGCGACGAACTACGCATAGAAATAGAAGGGAGCAAAGGAGCGCTACGCTATAACTCTATGCAACCCAACTTTCTCGAATTTTACGACACTCAAGACCCTGGAGGTGCTCTGGGAGGACAGAGAGGGTTTAAGGCTCTGGAAGTTGTGCAACAGTATCCTCCACCCAGTGCTCTGCCTGGCAAATTTGCAGTAGGGTGGGTTCGCTCCCATATTGCCTGTGTTCATGACTTCATACTGCGGTTAAGCGGCAGGGAGAGTTTTGGTGCAACCATTGATGATGGCCTACGGGTTCAGGAAGTACTGCATTCAGCTTACACTTTGATGGGGCTCTAG
- a CDS encoding ParA family protein translates to MGKTIAIANQKGGVGKTTTAINLGACLAELGKRVLLVDIDPQGNTTSGLGFNRADIDHCVYDLLLGNASPGEVLKKTSLQGFFLVPATIRLAGAEVELVSMVGRENRLKEAMKTLNQDFDFVLIDCPPSLGLLTLNALAWATDVLVPIQCEYYALEGLGQLTNTLNMVRNFLNPSLKLFGVLLTMFDVRTALSQQVGEEVRRVFKEKVFRTVIPRNVRLSEAPSHGLPIILYDNSSKGAMAYRELAREVLERNE, encoded by the coding sequence ATGGGGAAAACTATTGCTATCGCCAACCAAAAAGGTGGAGTGGGAAAGACTACAACTGCTATCAACTTGGGAGCTTGTCTTGCAGAGCTTGGCAAGAGAGTTTTGCTTGTGGATATAGACCCACAGGGGAATACCACCAGTGGGCTGGGTTTTAACCGGGCAGATATCGACCACTGTGTTTACGACCTTCTTTTGGGAAATGCCAGCCCTGGAGAGGTTTTAAAGAAAACATCTCTCCAGGGCTTTTTTTTAGTGCCTGCGACAATTCGGCTGGCTGGAGCCGAAGTGGAACTGGTCTCTATGGTGGGTCGTGAAAATCGGCTCAAGGAAGCTATGAAGACCCTGAACCAGGATTTTGATTTTGTCCTCATTGATTGTCCCCCTTCCTTGGGTCTTTTAACGCTCAATGCTCTTGCCTGGGCAACAGATGTGCTGGTTCCTATTCAGTGTGAATATTACGCTCTTGAAGGACTGGGCCAGCTAACTAATACTCTGAATATGGTGCGAAACTTTCTAAATCCTTCTCTAAAGTTGTTTGGAGTTTTGCTTACCATGTTTGATGTGCGGACTGCTCTCTCTCAGCAGGTGGGAGAGGAGGTAAGGAGGGTTTTCAAGGAAAAAGTGTTCAGAACCGTTATTCCAAGAAATGTGCGGCTGAGTGAAGCCCCCAGTCATGGTTTGCCCATTATCCTTTATGATAACAGCTCAAAAGGCGCCATGGCTTATCGAGAACTTGCCCGGGAGGTCTTAGAGAGGAATGAGTAG
- a CDS encoding ParB/RepB/Spo0J family partition protein: MSRKALGKGLGALIPGVGTLGARTIQEVEIERIRENPLQPRKEFTEEGLAELTQSILSYGILQPLLVRRLNEEEFELIAGERRLRAAKRAGLKTVPVIVEEAEESKKLELALVENLQREDLNPIEMAEGLQRLIDDFGLTHEEVAQRVGKNRSTISNLLRLLSLPEPVKEKVRQGKISVGHAKALLSLEDEKEQVELAQNIVEKSLSVREVEKKVKELSKRKAASALKFRGVISFVEEEKSVEELLTRFLGARVQVGGGKIVIHYHSEEELRRLYSLITESYIK; encoded by the coding sequence ATGAGTAGGAAGGCTTTGGGCAAGGGGCTTGGAGCATTAATACCTGGGGTTGGCACTCTTGGAGCACGCACCATTCAAGAGGTTGAAATAGAGCGTATTCGAGAGAATCCATTGCAACCCCGGAAAGAGTTTACGGAAGAGGGACTTGCCGAACTTACGCAGTCGATTTTGAGTTATGGCATTTTACAGCCACTTCTGGTCAGAAGATTGAACGAAGAGGAATTTGAGCTTATTGCGGGGGAAAGGCGTCTGAGGGCCGCCAAAAGGGCTGGTTTAAAGACGGTTCCAGTTATCGTTGAAGAAGCGGAAGAAAGCAAAAAGCTGGAGCTTGCTCTGGTTGAGAACCTTCAGAGAGAAGACTTAAATCCTATCGAGATGGCTGAAGGCTTGCAAAGATTGATCGATGATTTCGGCCTGACCCATGAAGAGGTAGCCCAGCGAGTTGGTAAAAATCGTTCCACCATTTCCAATTTGCTTCGTTTGCTTTCTCTTCCTGAGCCGGTTAAAGAGAAAGTGCGTCAGGGTAAGATTTCGGTTGGTCATGCCAAGGCTCTCCTGAGTCTTGAGGATGAAAAAGAGCAGGTAGAATTAGCCCAGAACATCGTTGAAAAATCTCTTTCGGTCAGGGAAGTTGAGAAAAAGGTTAAAGAACTGAGCAAGAGAAAAGCTGCTTCTGCTTTAAAGTTTAGAGGTGTGATTTCTTTTGTTGAGGAAGAGAAAAGTGTGGAAGAACTTTTAACCCGTTTCCTGGGAGCCCGGGTTCAGGTGGGAGGAGGAAAAATCGTCATTCATTATCACAGCGAAGAAGAATTGCGTCGCCTTTATTCTCTGATTACTGAAAGTTATATAAAGTGA
- a CDS encoding peptidoglycan DD-metalloendopeptidase family protein, translated as MLGKKKHFTVFWYSPKEGYFKKIHLRWQLVFWALVVFVVGVGAGVGGVLWYQSRMRRELCYAVERAESLKKEIILLENQKREQEERLQALNQKAQNILQELSALRELDQKVRTLLEKDLQSRFNKIGINLSLAGASPEIYVPLDRFMEMGFPLFVVGAGGPLFMEFPSATLPVLPRVVDPTFAQRSRMLDDTLSWMQAEILARQHSFEEILQVIQRKEELLNLVPMRWPTWGRISSNFGWRKDPFTGLRAWHTGVDIAAPLGRNVVSTAEGKVVFAGWNGNYGKCVIVRHQFGYETVYGHLSQILVRVGDQVKKNQIIGKVGSTGRSTGPHLHYEVRRYGKVINPWPYLP; from the coding sequence TTGCTTGGTAAAAAGAAGCATTTCACTGTTTTCTGGTATTCTCCTAAGGAGGGGTATTTTAAAAAAATTCATTTACGCTGGCAACTGGTTTTCTGGGCTTTGGTAGTATTTGTTGTGGGGGTCGGGGCTGGAGTAGGTGGGGTTTTGTGGTATCAGAGCAGGATGCGCAGGGAGCTTTGTTATGCTGTTGAGCGGGCAGAAAGTTTAAAGAAAGAGATAATACTTCTTGAGAACCAGAAAAGAGAGCAGGAAGAGCGGTTACAGGCCTTAAATCAGAAAGCACAGAATATTTTGCAAGAGCTTTCTGCGTTGCGTGAGCTGGACCAGAAAGTGCGCACTTTGCTTGAGAAAGACCTGCAGTCTCGTTTCAACAAAATAGGTATTAATCTTTCTCTTGCCGGAGCTTCTCCAGAGATTTACGTACCTCTTGACCGGTTTATGGAAATGGGATTTCCGCTTTTTGTGGTTGGTGCAGGTGGTCCACTTTTCATGGAGTTTCCTTCTGCGACTTTGCCGGTTTTACCGCGAGTGGTGGATCCCACTTTTGCTCAGCGTTCTCGGATGCTTGATGATACGTTGTCCTGGATGCAGGCAGAAATTTTGGCTCGTCAGCATTCTTTTGAGGAAATTTTACAAGTGATTCAGCGTAAAGAGGAACTGCTTAATCTGGTACCTATGCGCTGGCCAACCTGGGGTCGGATTTCTTCAAACTTTGGTTGGCGTAAAGACCCCTTCACCGGTCTGCGTGCTTGGCATACGGGTGTAGATATTGCAGCTCCTCTGGGAAGGAACGTGGTGAGCACTGCAGAAGGTAAGGTGGTTTTTGCGGGCTGGAACGGCAATTATGGAAAATGTGTAATTGTAAGGCATCAGTTTGGATATGAAACGGTTTATGGACATCTTTCCCAGATTCTGGTGAGGGTTGGAGATCAGGTTAAGAAGAACCAGATTATCGGTAAGGTTGGAAGTACAGGAAGAAGTACTGGTCCGCATCTTCATTATGAGGTGCGAAGATATGGAAAAGTCATTAATCCTTGGCCATATTTGCCTTGA
- a CDS encoding lactate racemase domain-containing protein — protein sequence MLLFSREKPENNFNPHEFREILIEALQTYPASNKKILAIIPDATRTLPMKDIFEALIKHLLPRTRQLDFIIALGTHPPMTDQELRNHLGVTFKEAENLGTRVFNHHFQNPEELEKVGTISKEEVKEISGGLLEEEIPVTINRLVFNYDELLIIGPVFPHEVVGFSGGYKYLFPGISGAEIIDKYHWLAALITNPKTIGHKETPTRAILNRAATFINIPITALCLVMRGEEPCGLFLGDPQEAWSKAADLSSQVNIVWKERAFHTVLSIAPPMYNELWVGGKCMYKLEPVVADGGTLIIYAPHIKEISVTHGRYLKEIGYHVRDFFVKQWDKYYHYPWSVLAHSTHVKGIGKYIDGKEYPRIEVILATGIPREVCEKINLGYLDYRSIDISKYENREEEGILVVHRAGEMLYRLKDGSVPDIDKL from the coding sequence ATGTTGCTCTTTAGCCGGGAAAAACCGGAAAACAATTTTAATCCCCACGAGTTCAGAGAAATTCTGATTGAAGCGTTACAAACCTATCCTGCAAGCAACAAAAAAATACTGGCCATCATTCCTGATGCCACTCGCACCTTACCCATGAAAGATATATTCGAGGCACTCATCAAACACCTCTTACCCAGAACCAGGCAGTTGGACTTTATAATTGCTCTGGGAACTCATCCACCGATGACCGACCAGGAGCTTAGAAATCATCTGGGGGTAACTTTTAAAGAAGCAGAAAACCTGGGCACCAGAGTTTTTAATCACCACTTTCAAAATCCCGAAGAGCTGGAGAAAGTGGGCACCATATCCAAAGAGGAAGTAAAAGAAATCTCGGGAGGGTTGCTTGAAGAAGAGATTCCAGTAACTATAAATCGCCTGGTGTTTAACTATGACGAGCTTCTCATCATAGGACCTGTGTTTCCGCACGAAGTGGTTGGGTTCTCAGGAGGATATAAATATCTCTTCCCAGGGATTTCGGGAGCCGAAATCATAGACAAATACCACTGGCTTGCAGCACTTATTACCAACCCCAAAACAATTGGACATAAGGAAACCCCCACCCGGGCTATCCTCAACAGGGCAGCTACTTTCATAAACATTCCCATCACTGCATTGTGTCTGGTAATGCGTGGCGAAGAACCCTGTGGCCTTTTCCTGGGAGATCCCCAGGAAGCCTGGAGCAAAGCTGCAGATCTTTCTTCGCAGGTGAATATCGTATGGAAAGAAAGAGCCTTCCACACTGTCTTATCCATAGCTCCACCCATGTACAATGAGCTGTGGGTAGGTGGAAAATGCATGTACAAGCTGGAGCCGGTGGTTGCGGATGGAGGAACCTTAATCATCTATGCTCCTCATATCAAAGAAATCTCGGTAACTCACGGCAGATATCTAAAGGAAATTGGTTATCACGTAAGAGACTTCTTTGTAAAACAGTGGGATAAATATTACCATTATCCATGGAGTGTGCTGGCTCACTCCACACACGTAAAGGGCATAGGAAAGTATATCGATGGGAAAGAATACCCCCGGATAGAGGTCATACTGGCTACCGGTATTCCCCGAGAAGTTTGCGAAAAGATAAATCTGGGATATCTGGATTATAGAAGCATCGATATTTCAAAATATGAGAATCGTGAAGAGGAAGGAATTCTGGTTGTACACCGAGCAGGAGAAATGCTTTACCGCCTCAAAGATGGGAGTGTTCCCGACATAGACAAGCTATAA
- the gndA gene encoding NADP-dependent phosphogluconate dehydrogenase, whose translation MHGSCDIGIIGMAVMGQNLALNIARKGFQVAVFNRTASRTDELMKRVEKESIVPTYTLKEFVASLKKPRKAMLMVKAGAAVDEFIDKLLELLEPGDLIIDGGNSFYQDTERRIKKVEKQGLLFLGTGISGGEYGALHGPSIMPGGHEEGYALVKEIFEKAAAQVEDGPCCTYLGPRSAGHFVKMVHNGIEYAFMQAIAEAYDLLRKAYRLSSEAIGKIFEEFNQSEIASYLIEITAKIFKVSDPETRKPLVELILDQAEQKGTGKWTSQTAFDFGVPTPVINQSVIARTISSFKQERVQFASLWKNKEAAPINFDEQHKEKIKDALFVSMVVAFSEGLHLLKVASQEMQYGLSLPEVVRIWKGGCILRARMLNQIQQALQNGEGEILLFSPTFLNEIQRRTPKLREIVALSIEKEIPASVLSTSLAYLDSWKSENLPANLIQAQRDFFGAHTYQRVDKEGVFHTIWEE comes from the coding sequence ATGCACGGTTCCTGCGATATTGGCATAATTGGAATGGCGGTTATGGGACAAAACTTAGCCCTGAATATTGCTCGCAAGGGTTTTCAGGTAGCAGTATTCAACCGCACAGCTTCCCGAACCGACGAACTGATGAAAAGAGTTGAAAAGGAATCAATCGTACCCACTTACACCCTGAAAGAATTCGTCGCTTCTCTCAAAAAGCCTCGTAAAGCGATGTTAATGGTCAAAGCAGGAGCAGCAGTTGACGAATTCATTGACAAACTTTTGGAACTCCTTGAACCTGGAGACCTCATCATAGACGGCGGCAACTCTTTTTACCAGGATACCGAACGGCGTATAAAAAAGGTGGAAAAGCAAGGATTGCTTTTCCTGGGTACAGGAATAAGCGGTGGAGAATATGGTGCATTGCATGGCCCATCCATCATGCCTGGAGGCCACGAGGAAGGTTATGCATTGGTAAAAGAAATCTTCGAAAAAGCGGCAGCTCAGGTAGAAGATGGACCCTGTTGTACTTATCTCGGGCCTCGCTCAGCAGGCCATTTCGTTAAAATGGTTCACAACGGCATTGAATATGCTTTCATGCAAGCCATTGCCGAGGCATATGACTTGCTCCGTAAAGCATATCGTCTCTCCAGCGAGGCAATCGGAAAAATATTTGAAGAATTCAATCAATCAGAAATTGCCTCCTATCTCATTGAGATAACTGCCAAAATATTTAAAGTCAGTGATCCGGAAACCCGAAAACCCCTGGTAGAGTTGATTCTGGATCAGGCAGAACAGAAAGGGACGGGAAAATGGACCTCTCAAACTGCTTTTGACTTTGGAGTGCCCACCCCAGTCATCAACCAATCTGTAATTGCTCGTACCATTTCTTCTTTTAAACAGGAAAGGGTTCAATTTGCATCGCTCTGGAAAAACAAAGAGGCAGCACCAATCAACTTCGATGAACAGCACAAAGAAAAAATCAAAGATGCCCTTTTTGTAAGCATGGTGGTTGCTTTCAGTGAGGGACTGCACCTTTTAAAAGTGGCTTCTCAAGAAATGCAGTATGGACTAAGTCTCCCTGAGGTGGTTCGCATCTGGAAAGGAGGTTGCATACTGCGAGCACGGATGCTCAACCAAATACAGCAAGCTCTCCAGAATGGAGAAGGAGAAATCCTTCTTTTCTCGCCCACTTTCCTTAACGAAATCCAAAGACGAACGCCGAAGCTCCGGGAAATAGTTGCCCTATCTATCGAAAAAGAAATCCCGGCGTCAGTCCTGAGTACTTCTCTGGCCTATCTTGATTCCTGGAAAAGTGAAAATCTGCCGGCAAACCTTATCCAGGCCCAACGAGATTTCTTTGGAGCCCACACCTACCAGCGGGTTGATAAAGAAGGGGTCTTTCATACTATATGGGAGGAATGA
- the iolO gene encoding 5-keto-L-gluconate epimerase, translating into MKTSFAVSIQKTQFGAIAFGESFQDIASTLKSLGYEGIELAIRDPQSIDQEKIINTVKELELAVPAIGTGQAFIEEGLSLSSLNNKIWEKAVARLKEHILFASHLNSIVIVGLLRGNLPTETEKEKRNEALERFKKALIDCGKLAQKKGVKIVVEPLNRYEVNFLHTIEETLQFLQELGVDNIGILADSFHMNIEEVNLYQSIVKANQRLWHFHIADSNRWAPGFGHLDFKPLLQALQEINYQGFISAEIIQKPSFLGAARQTSTYLKNLLSELRLI; encoded by the coding sequence ATGAAAACCAGTTTCGCAGTTTCCATCCAGAAAACGCAGTTTGGAGCCATAGCCTTCGGAGAGTCGTTTCAGGATATCGCTTCCACCCTTAAAAGCCTGGGTTATGAAGGAATAGAACTCGCCATAAGAGACCCTCAAAGCATTGACCAGGAAAAGATAATCAACACCGTGAAAGAGCTGGAATTGGCAGTCCCAGCCATAGGAACCGGGCAAGCTTTTATTGAAGAAGGATTAAGTCTGAGCAGTCTCAACAACAAAATATGGGAAAAAGCTGTTGCTCGCCTTAAAGAACACATTCTTTTTGCCAGCCACTTGAACAGCATAGTGATCGTTGGCCTCCTGCGTGGCAACCTTCCCACCGAAACAGAAAAAGAAAAGAGAAACGAAGCTTTGGAACGCTTTAAAAAAGCTCTCATCGACTGTGGTAAGTTGGCCCAGAAAAAGGGCGTGAAAATAGTCGTTGAGCCCCTCAATCGCTACGAAGTAAATTTCCTGCACACCATTGAAGAGACCTTACAGTTCCTTCAGGAACTTGGAGTAGACAACATTGGTATCCTCGCTGACAGCTTTCACATGAACATAGAGGAGGTGAATCTCTACCAGAGCATTGTAAAGGCAAACCAGCGACTCTGGCACTTTCACATTGCTGACAGCAACCGCTGGGCACCGGGATTTGGGCATTTGGACTTCAAACCTCTACTGCAAGCCCTGCAGGAAATAAACTATCAGGGCTTTATTTCGGCAGAAATAATCCAAAAACCCAGTTTTCTTGGAGCAGCCAGGCAAACTTCCACCTACCTTAAGAATCTGCTTTCCGAATTGCGATTGATATAA
- a CDS encoding LacI family DNA-binding transcriptional regulator has translation MSGRQKKSLTINDIAQKAGVSKATVSRVLNNPEKVAPRTRERVLSVIRATNYRPNPMARALNIRKTGIIGVVVSDITNPFYAVMVKSIEEVCRAHQYYIFLCSTDGRKEEEEFYVRSLIDKKVDGIILAATQMDSDNIHLLQELKEADIPFVFVSRLPQERELYDYVMVDNVQGGYVATKYLISLGHEKIAYLGGRWSTSSNFDRFEGYKKALMESGLPVHEEYLFCGEFRMEGGYQEGIKMLSLRENRPTAVFCANDNMAIGLIEACREHGVEVPQEISVIGFDDIPLSAIKSIQLTTISQSIPELGALSGKILIDKILDPQKKGLRQQIVFPPKLVIRKTCAPPQNRKE, from the coding sequence ATGAGTGGTAGACAAAAAAAATCTTTAACCATAAATGATATAGCTCAAAAAGCCGGAGTGTCTAAGGCCACTGTATCCCGGGTCTTAAACAATCCAGAAAAAGTTGCTCCAAGAACCCGAGAAAGAGTGCTTTCTGTGATTAGGGCCACCAACTATCGTCCCAACCCTATGGCCAGGGCGCTAAACATTCGAAAAACTGGCATCATAGGAGTAGTGGTTTCTGATATAACTAACCCCTTCTATGCAGTCATGGTCAAAAGCATCGAAGAAGTGTGTCGAGCTCACCAGTATTATATTTTCCTCTGTAGCACCGATGGTAGAAAAGAAGAGGAAGAGTTCTATGTGCGCTCTCTCATCGATAAAAAGGTGGACGGTATCATCCTTGCTGCTACTCAGATGGACAGCGACAACATTCACCTCCTACAGGAACTGAAGGAGGCCGATATACCATTTGTGTTTGTATCCCGCCTTCCCCAGGAACGAGAGCTTTATGACTACGTCATGGTGGACAACGTTCAGGGAGGGTATGTAGCCACCAAATACCTCATATCCTTAGGGCATGAGAAAATTGCTTACCTGGGCGGGCGCTGGAGTACCTCTTCCAATTTCGATCGCTTCGAAGGTTACAAAAAAGCATTGATGGAAAGTGGACTTCCTGTACATGAAGAATATCTCTTTTGCGGCGAATTCAGAATGGAAGGAGGATACCAGGAAGGGATAAAAATGCTGAGTCTGAGAGAAAATCGTCCCACCGCAGTCTTCTGCGCCAACGACAACATGGCCATAGGACTCATTGAAGCCTGTCGAGAGCACGGAGTTGAAGTTCCACAGGAAATTTCGGTAATAGGCTTTGATGACATACCTCTTAGTGCCATCAAGTCCATTCAGCTAACCACCATTTCGCAATCAATACCTGAGTTAGGCGCCCTGAGCGGAAAAATACTCATAGATAAAATACTCGACCCCCAAAAGAAAGGCCTTCGTCAGCAAATTGTTTTCCCACCCAAGCTCGTCATTCGCAAAACCTGCGCTCCTCCTCAAAATAGAAAGGAGTGA